aaatatattgatttatatcgataatatatataattttatataatacatttaCTGTACCATATTAGttatatatctcatgatatgtgttttttttttttatatcgtatcgtattatAGAATATGAGATATCCAAATTTTGTGTTAAAGGGTAAATTGTGCTGCGTAAAAGTCAAAGCCACGTTATGTTATGCGAAAATTTGTGGGCTTATCACAAACTGTGTATAAGTATGGGGTCAAAGTGGGGTTTCCTTTATTTCACTAAACAAAGCATTTACCTTCTTCTTCGTTACGGGAAAAACAGAAGCAGAGGcgagaaaggagagaaaagagagaaagaaaaggagaggaAGGggggagagaagaaaaagaaaaagaaggaaaaagaagaagaaaaagaagaagaagaaggagagaaGGAAGAATTTATAGGAAAAGAGATAGGGTATTCCatttcatttgatttaattctAGGGTTAAAGCTCACTGTTTAAAATTGGGAATTTTCCAAAATTCTAACCATGTTGCTTCAAAATGGTGCAAACAGGTGAGGACGGAGGAAGATTCATCGGGAATTCCCGCACTGACTTTCGGTCTGCATAAATCTGTGAGTGGGATACAGAACTTTTAATTATAGCTTTTACTTTAAGCAAAATTTATAgtctttatttaaatacttgACAAATGTTATCATAGATTGTATGGAAGTAGAGCTGAAGGATATTTAGCTCAATCCTATGGGGAAATTAAAATGGcttaggctaaaggactatttcccattcaaGTTTAAGTGTTACCCCCAAAGACACGCCCGTGATGTTTGTTAAACCCAAAATCTCACTTATccgttaaaaattttagttaagatTAAAGCTAAAaccatcttttaataaaaaactaaagttttattacggTTGACCCCCTTCAACTTGAAAATCGTTAGAGGAAATAACCTACATCGGTGGTTAGGAAGTGATCAACACAGAGAGTTGAGCCTGGAAGAAGAGCCAACACCACCGAAGACGGCCATCTCTGACAACTCTGATCATGATTTGCAAATCCTAAgggagaaattttaatttttcaaatttcaggaGGGGGAATGAACAAaaccttatatttttaaaattttttattaaataactattttgtcCTTAATTATAACTGTGATTTTTAAAGGATGAAtaagattttgggtttttcaaacctcattgGTGTAACTTTGGGatagcacttaaacttgggggtgaaatagtcctttggcctattttaatttgatgtttTGTGCGGCTGTGGAGTTGAGTgtgatttaaatttagtttatggATAATTGAGGCTGTGATTTAAGTATAAGaaaatcattcatttaaaaGCCTccaaaggccaaatgactatttcccacccaaggtatagtgtaaTTCAGAACTAATATTcgctaacttttgaaaactcaaacagTCAACTATGTGacaaattctgttaaaatttgcatttataattaaaggcaaaatcgttatttcaataataatattaaaaaatatataaaattcattatattttctccctaaattttaaaactaataaattcacCCAtgccaaaatttttcaaactttgaaaagtaacatccTCCCCCTGCCCCTAAAATAAGTTTCTTCCCTCCCTCTTCGGTGACCATCCAACGACTTACAAGTGTTTTCCTCTGTTCAGCTGGTCGTTCCTCACCATCAAAATGGTTGGCTGGCTGGCTGGCATACGgaggtgcgacgaagagatttctgtctcttcgtcgcactgTTGTGCATTGGCCAACCATTCCGATGGTGAGGGAGGAAAAAATCAAGAAGTCGCACTTTCATGCGCCGGCTGAACGGAGAAAAAAGCAGATTGATTATAGATAGATAAACTGTTGGGTGCTTTAGTTAGAGACCTTGTAATTGAAAGATTAAGAGAAAACGGATCTCTTCTGGTACTATAGttctttgtatatttttattttgaatcatTCACAATCTAAAGAAGGtttataagaaagaaagaaaatttacttCAAGGAAAACCTTCAACCTTCAAATCAAACTTAGGAGAGTTAAAATATCATGAAAattgcttaatttttatttatctctgttaaataatttataggAATAGCTTAAACAACTTTTCTTACAAATAAGTCTGTACAAgtcaaaaacaacaataaaagcAACAACCATGTTgactaattcaaactaaacaatcAAACAACTTGATCTAAATAGGCACTTGCTACAACAAAGTAGGATTGACCATTACCCAAGTATCCCACTTCATTGTGCAGGTACACCACATAAACACGCTCATAGTGTGACCAAAGCTTACACTGCCATGGACATCAACAGATATAGATACAAACTTGAGGCAAATACCCTAATACAGCATCATTTCAAGCCACGGATGTAACTCAGAACTGACATGAGAGTTTGAATGAAGGTAAACACCAAGAGGAGACAGGCAGCCAAAACTTTGAGGACTGTCCATTTAGAAGTGAAATAATTGCAGATTAAATATGCCCGGTCACTATTGTAATAGGCCTCAACATTCCTGATTTCATCTGAAAGATAACTGCCTCTGACACACTGTGAATTTCTTCCAAGCTCTTTGAAGAAATCTGCAATGTTCAAGCCATTCAAAGAAGGGCAAGGAGGAAGAAGCGGTAGTGCCAGAAGAGGATGCAGAATTGCCAAATACAATTTTGCAAGAAGTAATCTCTTTGAGGAGCCGTCGTGTTGCAAAGATGCTgacaaatataagaaaaaaaagacattcAGCTCAATTCTCTCAGCCATGCAACTTCCTTACACGATCTGGAGTATCAATTCAAGATATTTGAAACCTGAGATTGTATCAATCGGTCCTCTCCATAGCAAGAAAAGCAACCATCTGCTTCAGTTCGAAGAACTCAGATGGTTCTTTGTTGAGAAGTTCCTTCACCGGTGTGAGGCAGAAAACAGAGACCTGGTCCACCTTCTACAAATGAAAGGTTTAGAAGCTCGTACCAGAGATTTTTACTCTTATCATCAGCAGATCTCTGATATGCCAAGTCAAGACTTGCTTGAGATAATGTTGCTTGATGGATCCTTTCTCATTGAGCTCTTGTGCTATCCCAGCTGAGACGAAATTTCCAAAGTCATTGATGATCCCATTATTGCCCAGTCAGCCTTGATTCCTATTCTCGCCAGGGAAGTTCTTAAACTTGAGAACCAACTTCCTTTGTTCGTTCTCACGTCATTGTCTGGTCAACCTGACACAGAATTTATTAAGCTTGCCTTAGAATTCTTCAATCTGTCCTGGACAGGACCCGGAATGACATTGCC
This sequence is a window from Mangifera indica cultivar Alphonso chromosome 20, CATAS_Mindica_2.1, whole genome shotgun sequence. Protein-coding genes within it:
- the LOC123204376 gene encoding UPF0481 protein At3g47200-like: MFKPFKEGQGGRSGSARRGCRIAKYNFARSNLFEEPSCCKDADKYKKKKTFSSILSAMQLPYTIWSINSRYLKPEIVSIGPLHSKKSNHLLQFEELRWFFVEKFLHRCEAENRDLVHLLQMKGLEARTRDFYSYHQQISDMPSQDLLEIMLLDGSFLIELLEVLKLENQLPLFVLTSLSGQPDTEFIKLALEFFNLSWTGPGMTLPSELPDCSHLLELFYWSSVKPLSVNHCDEQTYASTHSMQCVTEVKLSGIEFKQRQAADTFLDIKYKNRVLQIPAITFNEIMNAVLTNCVALEQSRECHIKYFCNYVSFFSCLISQPEDVSSLSLDGIISKFSNDDQAVASFINDLIRNMGCVRYSYLSDGIKNVRAYYNSDWASLMRNYFVTK